Proteins encoded in a region of the Streptomyces violaceoruber genome:
- a CDS encoding FAD-dependent oxidoreductase codes for MSRPRIVIVGAGFAGYRTARTLSRLTRHQADITLLNPTDYFLYLPLLPQVAAGILEPRRVSVSLSGTLPHVRLVLGEADGIDLDGRTVHYTGPEGGEGTLAYDRLVLAAGSVNKLLPIPGVAEHAHGFRGLPEALYLRDHVTRQVELAAAADDRAECAARCTFVVVGAGYTGTEVAAHGAMYTDAQVRRHPMRTGMRPRWMLLDVAPRVMPEMDERLSRTAERVLRQRGVDVRMGTSVKEATHDGVVLTDGSTVDTRTLVWCVGVRPDPLVESLGLPMERGRLLVDPHLQVPGRPELFACGDVAAVPDLNQPGQYTPMTAQHAWRHGKVCAHNVVASLGRGQRRAYRHRDMGFVVDLGGAKAAANPLGLPMSGPAAGAVTRGYHLAAMPGNRVRVAADWLLDAVLPRQAVQLGLVRSWSVPLESSSPEVARVPGRPEQSGKDAGTAGTAGTAGTAGKHADGDEGKKQPGGEPAKGQPGGEPGRNQPGGEPGKNQPGGEPAKNQPGGEPAERGPDASAGSRSHGERAKRSQSGSPRASGKPRRAVEAAGPRSARGGSGKPGKSSRASGTGSAGKRPTAPSGPSRSAGQPADPGPEPPAHQPPPGPDIAPGPVRRTDGRAVEGDS; via the coding sequence GTGAGCCGACCCCGCATCGTGATCGTCGGTGCCGGCTTCGCCGGGTACCGGACGGCCCGCACCCTGTCCCGGCTCACCCGGCACCAGGCCGACATCACCCTGCTCAACCCGACCGACTACTTCCTCTACCTGCCCCTGCTGCCCCAGGTCGCCGCCGGAATCCTGGAACCGCGCCGGGTCAGCGTCTCCTTGTCGGGCACGCTGCCGCACGTCCGGCTGGTGCTCGGCGAGGCCGACGGCATCGACCTCGACGGGCGCACCGTGCACTACACCGGCCCGGAGGGCGGGGAGGGCACCCTGGCCTACGACCGGCTGGTGCTCGCCGCGGGCAGCGTCAACAAACTGCTGCCCATCCCCGGCGTCGCCGAGCACGCGCACGGCTTCCGCGGGCTGCCGGAGGCGCTCTACCTGCGCGACCACGTGACCCGGCAGGTGGAGCTGGCCGCCGCGGCCGACGACCGGGCGGAGTGCGCCGCGCGATGCACGTTCGTCGTGGTCGGCGCGGGATATACCGGCACCGAGGTCGCCGCGCACGGCGCGATGTACACCGACGCGCAGGTCCGCAGGCACCCGATGCGGACCGGCATGCGGCCGCGCTGGATGCTGCTCGACGTGGCGCCGCGCGTCATGCCCGAGATGGACGAACGGCTCTCCCGCACGGCCGAGCGGGTCCTGCGGCAGCGGGGCGTCGACGTGCGGATGGGGACCTCCGTGAAGGAGGCCACGCATGACGGGGTCGTCCTGACCGACGGGTCCACCGTCGACACCCGCACCCTGGTGTGGTGCGTGGGCGTGCGGCCCGACCCGCTGGTGGAGTCCCTGGGGCTGCCGATGGAACGCGGCCGGCTGCTCGTCGACCCCCACCTCCAGGTGCCGGGCCGGCCCGAGCTGTTCGCCTGCGGTGACGTGGCGGCGGTGCCCGACCTGAACCAGCCGGGCCAGTACACGCCGATGACCGCACAGCACGCCTGGCGGCACGGCAAGGTCTGCGCCCACAACGTCGTCGCCTCGCTCGGCCGCGGGCAGCGGCGGGCCTACCGCCACCGTGACATGGGGTTCGTCGTGGACCTCGGCGGCGCCAAGGCCGCGGCCAACCCGCTTGGCCTGCCGATGTCCGGCCCGGCGGCGGGCGCGGTCACCCGCGGCTACCACCTCGCGGCGATGCCGGGAAACCGCGTGCGGGTCGCCGCCGACTGGCTGCTCGACGCGGTGCTGCCCCGCCAGGCCGTTCAGCTGGGCCTCGTACGGTCCTGGTCGGTGCCGCTGGAGTCGTCGTCGCCGGAGGTCGCGCGGGTGCCGGGGCGTCCTGAGCAGAGCGGGAAGGACGCCGGGACTGCCGGGACCGCCGGGACTGCCGGGACCGCCGGGAAGCATGCCGACGGCGACGAGGGGAAGAAGCAGCCCGGCGGCGAGCCCGCGAAGGGGCAGCCGGGTGGTGAGCCCGGAAGGAACCAGCCGGGCGGTGAGCCCGGAAAGAACCAGCCGGGCGGTGAACCCGCGAAGAACCAGCCAGGCGGGGAACCGGCCGAGAGAGGACCCGACGCCTCCGCCGGGAGCCGCTCGCACGGTGAGCGGGCGAAGCGGAGCCAGTCCGGCTCGCCCCGTGCGTCCGGCAAGCCCCGCCGCGCCGTCGAGGCCGCCGGACCGCGCTCCGCCCGAGGCGGCTCGGGCAAGCCGGGCAAGTCCTCCCGCGCCTCCGGAACGGGCTCCGCCGGGAAACGGCCCACCGCCCCGTCCGGACCGAGCCGGTCCGCGGGTCAGCCGGCCGACCCCGGTCCCGAGCCGCCGGCGCACCAGCCGCCCCCCGGACCCGACATCGCCCCCGGCCCCGTCAGGCGCACCGACGGACGTGCCGTGGAAGGAGACTCATGA
- a CDS encoding LLM class F420-dependent oxidoreductase, with product MPEYGYFLSCEQYGPAELIEQARMAEQAGFQALWISDHYHPWNGEQGQSPFVWSVIGALSDAVSLPIETAVTCPTVRIHPAVVAQAAATSAVMTDGRFRLGVGTGEALNEHIFGDAWPAAHVRLEMLEEAILIMRRLLTGEEVNHHGTHYTVENARLYTVPDEPVPIDISGFGPAATKLAARVGDGYITMMPDASMVEQYRKGGGGGKLVSGGTKVCYDTDKDAAVRTVHRLWANEQLPGELGQVLPSPKHFEQAQTLVTEDMVRDSRVCGDDVDEHVAELKQFADAGFDRVYVNQIGPDLRGFFDLYRTKVLPQLQQSA from the coding sequence ATGCCCGAGTACGGCTATTTCCTCTCGTGCGAGCAGTACGGTCCCGCCGAGCTGATCGAGCAGGCCCGGATGGCCGAGCAGGCCGGATTCCAGGCGCTGTGGATCTCCGACCACTACCATCCCTGGAACGGCGAACAGGGCCAGAGCCCGTTCGTGTGGTCGGTGATCGGCGCCCTGTCCGACGCCGTGTCGCTGCCGATCGAGACGGCGGTGACCTGCCCGACCGTGCGCATCCACCCGGCGGTGGTGGCGCAGGCCGCGGCGACCAGCGCGGTGATGACCGACGGCCGGTTCCGGCTGGGCGTCGGCACCGGCGAGGCACTGAACGAGCACATCTTCGGCGACGCCTGGCCGGCCGCGCACGTCCGCCTGGAGATGCTGGAGGAGGCCATCCTGATCATGCGCCGGCTGCTCACCGGCGAGGAGGTCAACCACCACGGCACGCACTACACGGTGGAGAACGCCCGCCTGTACACGGTGCCCGACGAGCCGGTCCCCATCGACATCTCGGGCTTCGGCCCGGCGGCGACGAAGCTGGCGGCCCGGGTCGGCGACGGCTACATCACGATGATGCCGGACGCCTCGATGGTGGAGCAGTACCGCAAGGGCGGGGGCGGCGGGAAGCTGGTCAGCGGCGGCACCAAGGTCTGCTACGACACCGACAAGGACGCGGCCGTGCGCACCGTGCACCGGCTGTGGGCCAACGAGCAGTTGCCCGGAGAGCTGGGCCAGGTACTGCCCTCGCCGAAGCACTTCGAGCAGGCGCAGACCCTGGTCACCGAGGACATGGTCCGCGACAGCCGGGTGTGCGGCGACGACGTCGACGAGCACGTGGCGGAGCTGAAGCAGTTCGCCGACGCCGGTTTCGACCGGGTCTACGTCAACCAGATCGGCCCGGACCTGCGCGGCTTCTTCGACCTCTACCGCACCAAGGTGCTGCCGCAGCTCCAGCAGAGCGCCTGA
- a CDS encoding phage holin family protein: MDRMDHLEHLDRQLVDELAQVARETVRDELREQTRRQRRKATLYAASGTAALYAGAAVALAVGLALALALPGWAAALITAALLAVVAYLLRGAARPHPSRPGPAPGTAGHDHVAGGGAPAAAPGGLGVPYPPMPPVAPGGVGGATGAPGAGTPAPGGTGPAAPRQDDLDPENKRRRG, from the coding sequence ATGGACCGCATGGATCACTTGGAACACCTGGACAGGCAACTGGTCGACGAACTGGCGCAGGTGGCACGCGAGACCGTGCGCGACGAACTGCGAGAACAGACCCGCAGGCAGCGCCGCAAGGCCACGCTGTACGCCGCGTCCGGCACCGCCGCCCTCTATGCGGGCGCCGCCGTCGCGCTCGCCGTGGGACTGGCGCTCGCCCTCGCGCTCCCGGGCTGGGCCGCCGCGCTGATCACGGCCGCCCTTCTGGCCGTCGTGGCGTATCTGCTGCGGGGTGCGGCCCGGCCGCACCCGTCGCGCCCGGGTCCGGCACCCGGCACCGCCGGGCACGACCACGTCGCCGGAGGCGGCGCGCCCGCCGCGGCCCCGGGCGGACTCGGCGTGCCGTACCCGCCGATGCCGCCCGTCGCTCCCGGCGGTGTGGGCGGCGCGACCGGCGCCCCGGGCGCGGGCACACCCGCACCGGGCGGCACCGGTCCCGCGGCACCGCGCCAGGACGACCTCGACCCCGAGAACAAGCGCCGTCGCGGCTGA
- a CDS encoding VOC family protein: MDILGATLRIYVDDLDKAIPFYEGLAGGEALRFERGGVQAAAIGCFLLMSGPESQLEVLRKVAATIAVSDVEETRHVLGSLGADIIAGPVATPGGRNLIARHPDGAIYEYVDRQQ; this comes from the coding sequence ATGGACATTCTGGGAGCCACACTGCGCATCTACGTCGACGACCTGGACAAGGCGATCCCCTTCTACGAGGGTCTGGCCGGCGGCGAGGCCCTCCGCTTCGAACGCGGCGGCGTCCAGGCCGCCGCCATCGGCTGCTTCCTGCTGATGAGCGGGCCCGAGTCCCAACTCGAGGTGCTGCGCAAGGTGGCCGCGACGATCGCCGTGTCGGACGTCGAGGAGACCCGTCACGTACTCGGCTCACTGGGCGCCGACATCATCGCCGGCCCGGTCGCCACGCCCGGGGGCCGCAACCTGATCGCCCGGCACCCGGACGGGGCGATCTACGAGTACGTGGACCGGCAGCAGTAG
- a CDS encoding DUF5107 domain-containing protein, with protein MTTIRREVLTLPAAPLGPDNPLPPLRPLDEAHRIDDRDRAGLPRDMARQIDYEPLRSLLPAQVRDGYGRGREPRALDALVIENDRLRATVLPALGGRIASLHHKPTDRELLYVNPVLQPANFALNGAWFSGGIEWNIGATGHTTLSCSPVHAACVPAPDGGRMLRLWEWERLRDLPFQVDLWLPEGSDFLYVGARIRNPHERPAPTYWWSNIAVPENRRVLAPADEAWLPHSPKGVGGAPIGYERRLRRVPVPEYGGVDRTYPLNSTYAADYFYEVPDDRRRWIAALDEGGHGLVQTSTDLLRGRKLFVWGTGPGGRRWQEWLTEPGTGGYCEIQAGLVRTQLEHVKLEAESEVSWLEAYGPLTASPEGDWHTVLRRAEDRLEAALPRADVDAAYDAWRACADTEPGERLATGSGWGALEVLRTGWKLPGTPFAEDTLGEEQRPWLHLLRAGSLPEPEHHAPPGGTLVARPWRDMLETAAATPSAEYHLGVAQWHGGDRAQAVRSWERGLKSATDRWPLLRCLAVADQEDGHGERAADRYAEAFDDLCARRTDGAEKGDGRWVAVTAALGREAIGALLAAGRGTDARTVWDRLDPATRARGRYRLIEAELLAAEGRSEDARAVFDEGFEVADLREGADGIGLLWARLDDAPLPARYDFRMWPDGE; from the coding sequence GTGACGACGATCCGACGCGAGGTACTGACCCTGCCCGCCGCGCCGCTGGGGCCGGACAACCCCCTGCCGCCGCTGCGCCCCCTGGACGAGGCCCACCGCATCGACGACCGGGACCGTGCGGGCCTGCCGCGCGACATGGCCCGCCAGATCGACTACGAGCCCCTGCGCAGCCTGCTGCCCGCCCAGGTCCGGGACGGCTACGGCCGCGGGCGCGAACCGCGCGCGCTGGACGCCCTCGTCATCGAGAACGACCGGCTGCGGGCCACCGTCCTGCCTGCCCTCGGCGGCCGCATCGCCTCCCTCCACCACAAGCCGACCGACCGCGAACTGCTCTACGTCAACCCGGTCCTCCAGCCCGCCAACTTCGCCCTCAACGGCGCCTGGTTCTCCGGCGGCATCGAATGGAACATCGGCGCCACCGGCCACACCACCCTGTCCTGCTCACCCGTGCACGCCGCCTGCGTCCCCGCCCCCGACGGCGGCCGGATGCTGCGCCTGTGGGAGTGGGAGAGACTGCGCGACCTGCCCTTCCAGGTCGACCTGTGGCTCCCGGAAGGCTCGGACTTCCTCTACGTCGGCGCCCGCATCCGCAACCCGCACGAACGCCCGGCGCCCACCTACTGGTGGTCCAACATCGCCGTCCCCGAAAACCGCCGCGTCCTCGCCCCCGCAGACGAGGCCTGGCTCCCCCACAGCCCTAAAGGCGTGGGAGGTGCCCCCATCGGCTACGAGCGCAGGCTGCGCCGGGTCCCGGTGCCGGAATACGGCGGCGTCGACCGGACGTACCCCCTGAACAGCACCTACGCCGCCGACTACTTCTACGAGGTGCCGGACGACCGGCGCCGCTGGATCGCCGCGCTCGACGAGGGCGGCCACGGACTGGTGCAGACCTCGACCGACCTGCTGCGCGGCCGCAAGCTGTTCGTGTGGGGGACGGGACCCGGCGGACGCCGCTGGCAGGAGTGGCTCACCGAACCCGGCACCGGCGGCTACTGCGAGATCCAGGCGGGGCTCGTCCGCACCCAGCTCGAACACGTCAAGCTGGAGGCGGAGAGCGAGGTGTCCTGGCTGGAGGCGTACGGGCCGCTCACTGCCTCGCCGGAGGGCGACTGGCACACCGTGCTGCGCCGGGCCGAGGACCGGCTGGAGGCCGCCCTGCCGCGGGCCGACGTCGACGCCGCGTACGACGCCTGGCGGGCGTGTGCCGACACCGAGCCGGGCGAGCGCCTGGCCACGGGGTCGGGCTGGGGCGCGCTGGAGGTGCTGCGGACCGGCTGGAAGCTGCCCGGCACGCCCTTCGCGGAGGACACCCTCGGCGAGGAACAGCGGCCCTGGCTGCACCTGCTGCGCGCCGGGTCCCTGCCCGAACCGGAGCACCACGCGCCGCCCGGCGGCACGCTGGTCGCCCGGCCCTGGCGGGACATGCTGGAGACCGCGGCCGCCACGCCGTCGGCCGAGTACCACCTCGGCGTCGCCCAGTGGCACGGCGGCGACCGGGCGCAGGCGGTGCGCAGTTGGGAGCGCGGCCTCAAGTCCGCCACGGACCGCTGGCCGTTGCTGCGCTGCCTCGCCGTCGCCGACCAGGAGGACGGCCACGGGGAGCGTGCCGCCGACCGGTACGCGGAGGCCTTCGACGACCTGTGCGCACGCCGGACCGACGGGGCGGAGAAAGGGGACGGGAGGTGGGTGGCCGTCACCGCCGCGCTGGGCCGGGAGGCGATCGGGGCGCTGCTCGCGGCCGGGCGCGGCACGGACGCCCGGACCGTGTGGGACCGGCTGGATCCCGCGACGCGGGCCCGCGGCCGGTACCGGCTGATCGAGGCCGAGCTGCTGGCCGCCGAGGGCCGGAGCGAGGACGCGCGTGCCGTGTTCGACGAGGGCTTCGAGGTCGCCGATCTGAGGGAGGGCGCCGACGGCATCGGCCTGCTGTGGGCGCGGCTGGACGACGCACCGCTCCCGGCCCGCTACGACTTCCGGATGTGGCCGGACGGGGAGTGA
- a CDS encoding DUF6204 family protein, producing MNERHGNEQHGNERHGNERHTYRVIVRGTWEGLTEDARARLLAEAGEHGMASMRFTEEGSLSYEPAPLKHFSMRYVVVSDAADGEEMAGAIAEDRAEGALRGLGYGFGDLKSTVTDLDTMKINRKSRSRR from the coding sequence GTGAACGAGCGGCATGGGAATGAGCAGCACGGGAACGAGCGGCACGGGAACGAGCGGCACACCTACCGGGTGATCGTCCGGGGCACCTGGGAGGGGCTGACCGAGGACGCCCGTGCCCGGTTGCTCGCCGAGGCGGGCGAGCACGGGATGGCGAGCATGCGGTTCACCGAGGAGGGGTCGCTGTCCTACGAACCCGCACCGCTGAAGCACTTCTCGATGCGCTACGTGGTGGTGTCGGACGCGGCGGACGGCGAGGAGATGGCGGGCGCGATCGCCGAGGACCGGGCGGAGGGCGCGCTGCGCGGGCTCGGCTACGGGTTCGGCGACCTCAAGTCCACGGTGACGGACCTGGACACGATGAAGATCAACCGGAAGTCACGGTCTCGGCGGTGA
- a CDS encoding GNAT family N-acetyltransferase encodes MPHTPPRHLAEGPRVGIRHFSHADAAEFTARARQSKDLHHPWLFPPESVQAYEAYAARLIEDRTKAGFLVCEKDTEATDGAGGPAGPVPDGGSIAGFVNINNIVEGGFLSGALGYGAFAHAAGRGLMREGLDLVVRYAFGPMRLHRLEINVQPGNAASIALARACGFHLEGFSPRMLYIDGAWRDHQRWAITAETVTSG; translated from the coding sequence ATGCCGCACACCCCGCCCCGCCACCTCGCCGAGGGCCCGCGCGTGGGCATCCGGCACTTCAGCCACGCGGACGCCGCCGAGTTCACCGCCCGGGCCCGCCAGAGCAAGGACCTGCACCACCCCTGGCTCTTCCCGCCGGAGAGCGTCCAGGCGTACGAGGCCTACGCGGCCCGGCTCATCGAGGACCGCACCAAGGCCGGGTTCCTGGTGTGCGAGAAGGACACCGAGGCGACGGACGGGGCGGGCGGGCCGGCGGGCCCGGTGCCGGACGGCGGTTCCATCGCCGGATTCGTCAACATCAACAACATCGTCGAGGGCGGCTTCCTCAGCGGCGCGCTCGGCTACGGCGCCTTCGCGCACGCGGCCGGCCGCGGGCTGATGCGTGAGGGGCTGGACCTCGTGGTGCGGTACGCGTTCGGGCCGATGCGGCTGCACCGGCTGGAGATCAACGTCCAGCCGGGCAACGCCGCCTCGATCGCCCTGGCCCGCGCCTGCGGTTTCCACCTGGAGGGCTTCTCGCCGAGGATGCTCTACATCGACGGCGCCTGGCGCGACCACCAGCGCTGGGCGATCACCGCCGAGACCGTGACTTCCGGTTGA
- a CDS encoding S66 peptidase family protein, protein MRELVRPARLAPGARVAVVAPSGPVPEERLQAGLDVLRGWDLDPVVVPHVLDRHDTFDYLAGTDADRAADLQAAWCDPAVDAVLCARGGYGVQRMADLLDWEAMRAAGPKVFVGFSDITALHEAFATRLGLVTLHGPMAAGIDFIKNARAQEHLRATLFAPATVRVITSGGTPLVPGRARGVTLGGCLALLAADLGTPHARPGARGGLLCLEDVGEETYRIDRYLTQLLRSGWLDGVGGVLLGSWAQCEPYERLRPLLADRLGGLGVPVVEDFGFGHCEGALTVPFGVPAELDADAGTLTLDRPALCSPA, encoded by the coding sequence GTGCGGGAGCTGGTCCGGCCGGCCCGGCTCGCCCCCGGCGCCCGGGTGGCCGTCGTCGCGCCCAGCGGGCCCGTCCCCGAGGAGCGGCTCCAGGCGGGCCTGGACGTGCTGCGCGGCTGGGACCTCGACCCGGTCGTGGTGCCGCACGTCCTGGACCGGCACGACACCTTCGACTACCTCGCGGGCACCGACGCCGACCGGGCCGCCGACCTCCAGGCCGCCTGGTGCGACCCGGCCGTGGACGCCGTGCTGTGCGCCCGCGGCGGGTACGGCGTCCAGCGCATGGCCGACCTGCTCGACTGGGAGGCGATGCGCGCGGCCGGTCCCAAGGTGTTCGTCGGCTTCAGCGACATCACCGCGCTGCACGAGGCGTTCGCCACCCGCCTCGGCCTGGTCACCCTGCACGGACCGATGGCGGCCGGGATCGACTTCATCAAGAACGCCCGGGCCCAGGAGCACCTGCGGGCCACCCTGTTCGCCCCGGCGACGGTCCGCGTGATCACCTCCGGCGGCACACCGCTGGTGCCCGGCCGGGCCCGGGGCGTCACCCTGGGCGGCTGCCTCGCCCTGCTCGCCGCCGACCTGGGCACCCCGCACGCCCGGCCCGGTGCGCGCGGCGGCCTGCTGTGCCTGGAGGACGTGGGGGAGGAGACGTACCGCATCGACCGGTACCTCACGCAGTTGCTGCGCTCCGGCTGGCTCGACGGGGTCGGCGGTGTGCTGCTCGGCTCGTGGGCGCAGTGCGAGCCCTACGAACGGCTGCGGCCCCTGCTGGCCGACCGGCTCGGCGGCCTCGGCGTGCCGGTCGTCGAGGACTTCGGGTTCGGGCACTGCGAGGGGGCGCTGACCGTCCCGTTCGGCGTACCGGCGGAACTCGACGCGGACGCGGGCACCTTGACGCTGGACCGGCCGGCGCTGTGCTCCCCGGCGTAG
- a CDS encoding S9 family peptidase, with the protein MGESVRTLSYGSWPSPVDAALAAAHDGRPDDVGFVGDEVWWTAPRPTEGGRRTLVRRHADGTEEPVLPAPWNVRSRVIEYGGRPWGAATTDSGPLVVFVNFADQRLYAFTPGGGEPRPLTPLSAVGGGLRWIEPDPRPERGEVWCVLEEFTGEGPTDVRRVPVAVPLDGSAADDRGAVRELAPERHRFVTGPRLSPDGRRAAWLAWDHPRMPWDGTELIVAEVGPEGTFQAARTVAGGPEESIAQADWAPDGTLLYASDRTGWWNLYRDGRPLCPREEEFGGPLWKLGQRWFAPLDSGLIAVLHGRGAAVLGILDPETGEVVDAAGPWTEFAPALAAHGERVAAVGASPRSGYEVVELDARTGRARVIGAPHEDATDPEFYPRPRIRTFTGPGGREIHAHVYPPHHPGCRAPDGELPPYVIWAHGGPTSRSPLVLDLEIAYFTSRGIGVAEVNYGGSSGHGREYRNRLREQWGVVDVEDCAAVALALADEGTADRARLAVRGGSAGGWTSAASLATTDVYACGTISYPILDLTGWGTGETHDFESQYLESLIGPYAEVPDRYTDRSPAEHAERVTAPFLLLQGLDDVICPPVQCERFLDRMAGRGVPHAYLAFEGEGHGFRRAETMVRALEAELSLYAQVFGLTPPGVPVLELTR; encoded by the coding sequence GTGGGGGAGTCAGTGCGGACTCTGTCATACGGATCGTGGCCCTCGCCCGTCGACGCGGCCCTCGCCGCCGCGCACGACGGACGGCCCGACGACGTCGGCTTCGTCGGTGACGAGGTGTGGTGGACGGCGCCCCGGCCCACCGAGGGCGGACGGCGCACCCTGGTGCGGCGGCACGCCGACGGCACCGAGGAGCCGGTGCTGCCCGCGCCGTGGAACGTGCGCAGCCGCGTCATCGAGTACGGCGGCCGGCCCTGGGGCGCGGCCACGACCGACTCCGGCCCGCTGGTGGTCTTCGTGAACTTCGCCGACCAGCGGCTGTACGCCTTCACCCCGGGCGGCGGCGAGCCGCGTCCGCTGACGCCGCTGTCCGCGGTGGGCGGCGGGCTGCGCTGGATCGAGCCGGACCCGCGCCCCGAGCGCGGCGAGGTGTGGTGCGTCCTGGAGGAGTTCACCGGCGAGGGGCCCACCGACGTGCGCCGCGTGCCGGTGGCGGTGCCGTTGGACGGCTCCGCGGCCGACGACCGGGGCGCGGTCCGTGAACTGGCCCCGGAGCGGCACCGCTTCGTCACCGGACCCCGCCTCTCGCCCGACGGGCGCCGTGCCGCCTGGCTCGCCTGGGACCACCCCCGCATGCCCTGGGACGGCACCGAGCTGATCGTCGCCGAGGTCGGTCCCGAGGGCACCTTCCAGGCGGCCCGGACCGTCGCCGGCGGGCCCGAGGAGTCGATCGCCCAGGCGGACTGGGCCCCGGACGGCACGCTGCTGTACGCCTCCGACCGCACCGGCTGGTGGAACCTCTACCGTGACGGGCGGCCGCTGTGCCCCCGCGAGGAGGAGTTCGGCGGGCCGCTGTGGAAGCTCGGGCAGCGCTGGTTCGCGCCCCTGGACAGCGGCCTGATCGCGGTTCTGCACGGCCGGGGCGCCGCCGTCCTCGGCATACTCGACCCCGAGACCGGCGAGGTCGTCGACGCGGCGGGCCCCTGGACGGAGTTCGCGCCCGCCCTCGCCGCGCACGGTGAGCGCGTCGCCGCCGTCGGCGCGAGCCCCCGCAGCGGTTACGAGGTCGTCGAGCTGGACGCCCGCACCGGCCGCGCCCGGGTGATCGGCGCCCCGCACGAGGACGCCACGGACCCGGAGTTCTACCCGCGGCCGCGGATCCGTACCTTCACGGGACCGGGCGGACGCGAGATCCACGCCCACGTCTACCCGCCGCACCACCCCGGCTGCCGGGCCCCGGACGGCGAACTGCCGCCGTACGTCATCTGGGCGCACGGCGGACCCACCAGCCGTTCCCCGCTCGTCCTCGACCTGGAGATCGCCTACTTCACCTCCCGCGGCATCGGTGTCGCCGAGGTCAACTACGGGGGCTCCAGCGGCCACGGCAGGGAGTACCGCAACCGGCTGCGCGAGCAGTGGGGCGTGGTCGACGTCGAGGACTGCGCCGCCGTCGCCCTCGCCCTCGCCGACGAGGGCACCGCCGACCGGGCGCGGCTCGCCGTGCGCGGCGGCAGCGCGGGCGGCTGGACGTCCGCCGCCTCGCTGGCCACCACCGACGTCTACGCCTGCGGCACGATCAGCTACCCGATCCTCGACCTGACCGGCTGGGGGACCGGCGAGACCCACGACTTCGAGTCGCAGTACCTGGAGAGTCTGATCGGCCCGTATGCCGAGGTCCCGGACCGCTACACCGACCGGTCGCCCGCCGAGCACGCCGAGCGCGTCACCGCCCCGTTCCTGCTGCTCCAGGGACTGGACGACGTGATCTGCCCGCCCGTGCAGTGCGAGCGGTTCCTCGACCGGATGGCGGGCCGCGGCGTGCCGCACGCCTACCTCGCCTTCGAGGGCGAGGGACACGGATTCCGCCGCGCGGAGACCATGGTGCGCGCGCTGGAGGCGGAGCTGTCCCTCTACGCCCAGGTCTTCGGGCTGACCCCGCCCGGCGTCCCGGTCCTGGAGCTGACCCGGTGA